A region from the Flavobacteriales bacterium genome encodes:
- a CDS encoding AI-2E family transporter → METNKYTFDRVVRIIITLLVITGLYLLLDRLSGVLIPFFIAIFLAYYMNPLVLFFQRKTKKRGLSILLSFLSTTIVSTLVLMLLIPLISGEIASLEPMMNKFLAKDSIKGLEGVPNIIEDFIVEYKDEPQIKKFLSSIDFQSILMEVTNSVTDVLGFSLRFVMGLFTIFIVLLYWVFILVDYPSFANDWGKLIPPKYRITLIRFVKDFQEAMDGYFKGQALVALSVGILFAIGFSIIGLPMAILFGLFVGALNMIPYMQLASIPPALFLALLQSVDGDQSFVYCAILVLVVYAIVQIIQDAVIVPKIMGNITSMNPAIILLSLSVWGSLLGVIGMIIAIPITSLIISYYKSFIHGLNENNGKEK, encoded by the coding sequence ATGGAAACGAATAAATACACCTTTGATCGGGTTGTAAGAATAATTATCACTCTATTAGTGATTACTGGTTTATATCTTCTGCTCGATCGACTTTCAGGAGTACTCATTCCCTTTTTTATTGCCATTTTCTTGGCTTATTATATGAATCCTTTGGTGTTGTTTTTTCAGAGAAAAACAAAAAAGAGAGGACTTTCTATTTTACTTAGCTTTCTTTCTACAACCATCGTTTCCACTTTAGTTTTAATGTTGTTGATTCCTCTTATTTCTGGGGAAATAGCGAGTTTAGAACCGATGATGAATAAATTTCTAGCCAAAGATTCTATAAAAGGATTGGAGGGAGTTCCTAATATTATCGAGGATTTTATCGTGGAATATAAAGATGAGCCGCAAATAAAGAAATTTTTATCTTCAATTGATTTTCAATCAATTTTGATGGAAGTCACGAATAGTGTTACTGATGTTTTAGGATTTTCATTACGATTTGTAATGGGGTTATTTACCATTTTTATTGTTTTGCTTTACTGGGTGTTTATCTTGGTAGATTACCCAAGTTTTGCAAATGATTGGGGGAAACTAATTCCACCAAAATATAGAATAACGCTTATCAGATTTGTAAAGGATTTTCAAGAGGCAATGGATGGTTACTTTAAAGGACAAGCTTTGGTAGCTCTTTCAGTGGGGATTTTATTTGCTATTGGTTTTTCAATTATTGGTTTGCCCATGGCAATACTTTTCGGCTTATTCGTTGGTGCGCTCAATATGATTCCATATATGCAACTGGCTTCTATTCCGCCAGCCCTGTTTTTGGCTTTGCTGCAAAGTGTAGATGGAGATCAATCCTTTGTGTATTGTGCCATATTGGTTCTTGTAGTCTATGCAATTGTACAAATTATTCAAGATGCTGTAATTGTACCTAAAATAATGGGAAATATTACCAGTATGAATCCAGCAATTATTTTATTGTCACTTTCTGTTTGGGGTTCCCTTTTAGGAGTCATCGGAATGATTATCGCTATTCCTATTACAAGTCTAATTATTTCTTATTATAAATCTTTTATTCACGGTTTAAACGAAAATAATGGCAAAGAAAAGTAA
- the guaA gene encoding glutamine-hydrolyzing GMP synthase: MQEKLIILDFGSQYTQLIARRVRELNIYCEIHPYNKVADIDSDTKGVILSGSPSSVNDENHPIPDLSKIRNKVPLLGVCYGAQFLAHSSGGTVSPSKHREYGRAHLNTVDNSCVLMNTIPTNSQVWMSHGDTITDLPENFKVVGSTNDVHVAAYQIEGEKTYGIQFHPEVYHSTDGLTLLKNFLVDICGYSQDWTPDSFIEETVKDLMTKLGNDKVVLGLSGGVDSTVTAVLLNKAIGKNLYCVFVNNGLLRKNEFESVLDNYEHLGLNVIGVDASQKFYDALQDLSDPEKKRKAIGKVFIDVFDEESAKIEEVKWLAQGTIYPDVIESVSATGGPSATIKSHHNVGGLPDYMKLQIVEPMRLLFKDEVRRVGKALGLSHTLLGRHPFPGPGLAIRILGDITPEKVSILQEVDHIFIEGLKEHGLYDQVWQAGAILLPVQSVGVMGDERTYEQAVALRAVESTDGMTADWVHLPYTFLAEISNKIINRVKGVNRVVYDISSKPPATIEWE; this comes from the coding sequence ATGCAAGAAAAACTAATTATTCTGGATTTTGGCTCTCAATACACACAATTGATTGCCCGTAGAGTTAGAGAACTCAATATCTATTGTGAAATTCACCCTTACAACAAAGTTGCAGACATAGATTCTGACACAAAAGGGGTCATTCTTTCAGGAAGTCCATCATCTGTAAATGATGAAAACCACCCAATTCCAGATTTAAGTAAAATTCGTAATAAAGTTCCTTTACTAGGAGTTTGTTATGGAGCACAGTTTCTTGCACATAGTTCTGGAGGAACTGTTAGTCCATCTAAACACAGAGAATATGGAAGAGCACATCTAAATACTGTAGATAACTCTTGTGTTCTTATGAATACTATCCCAACAAATTCCCAAGTATGGATGTCTCATGGAGATACAATTACAGATCTACCTGAGAACTTCAAAGTAGTAGGAAGCACAAACGATGTACACGTTGCTGCCTACCAAATTGAAGGGGAAAAAACATATGGAATTCAATTTCACCCAGAAGTTTACCATTCTACAGACGGACTTACTTTACTTAAAAACTTTTTGGTAGATATCTGTGGATATAGCCAAGACTGGACTCCAGATTCTTTTATTGAAGAAACGGTGAAAGACTTGATGACCAAACTAGGTAATGATAAAGTCGTTCTTGGTTTATCTGGTGGTGTAGATAGTACCGTAACAGCAGTATTACTTAACAAAGCCATTGGGAAAAACCTCTACTGTGTGTTTGTAAATAACGGATTACTTCGTAAAAACGAATTTGAATCTGTTCTTGATAATTATGAACACCTTGGTTTGAATGTAATAGGCGTAGATGCTTCACAAAAATTTTATGATGCACTTCAAGACCTTTCAGATCCAGAAAAGAAAAGAAAAGCCATCGGAAAAGTTTTCATTGATGTTTTTGATGAAGAATCTGCAAAAATTGAAGAAGTAAAATGGCTTGCACAAGGAACCATTTACCCTGATGTAATTGAATCTGTATCAGCAACTGGTGGACCTTCAGCTACAATAAAGTCTCACCACAATGTAGGTGGGTTACCAGATTATATGAAATTACAAATAGTAGAACCGATGAGACTACTATTTAAAGATGAAGTAAGACGTGTAGGAAAAGCACTTGGTTTATCTCATACACTTCTTGGTCGTCATCCATTCCCAGGACCAGGTTTAGCCATTAGAATTCTTGGAGATATTACTCCAGAAAAAGTGTCTATTCTTCAAGAAGTTGATCATATTTTCATTGAAGGACTTAAAGAACACGGACTGTATGACCAAGTTTGGCAAGCAGGTGCTATTTTACTCCCTGTACAATCTGTAGGAGTCATGGGAGACGAAAGAACTTATGAACAAGCTGTTGCTTTAAGAGCCGTGGAATCTACAGATGGAATGACGGCAGATTGGGTTCATTTGCCTTATACTTTCCTTGCCGAGATTTCTAACAAAATCATCAATAGAGTAAAAGGAGTAAATAGAGTAGTGTATGACATAAGCTCTAAACCACCTGCAACAATTGAATGGGAATAA
- the ftsY gene encoding signal recognition particle-docking protein FtsY has product MGLFGFFSKEKKENLDKGLEKTKTSFFSKLAKAVAGKSKVDDETLDELEEVLITSDVGVNTTLKIIERIEERVSNDKYFGSDELSQILKEEIAALLEETDTLNTVGFDLPEGKKPYVIMVIGVNGVGKTTTIGKLAYQHKKMGRKVLLGAGDTFRAAAIDQLQVWADRVGVDIVKQKMGSDPASVAFDTLQKGLAQDADVIIIDTAGRLHNKVNLMGELSKIKRVMQKLKLDTPHEVLLVLDASTGQNAVEQARQFTKATDITSLALTKLDGTAKGGVVIGVSDEFKVPVKYIGVGEGLEDLQEFNRVEFVDSLFKN; this is encoded by the coding sequence ATGGGATTATTCGGATTTTTTTCTAAAGAAAAAAAAGAAAATTTAGACAAAGGACTAGAAAAAACAAAAACGAGTTTTTTCTCTAAACTTGCCAAAGCTGTGGCAGGGAAGTCCAAAGTTGATGATGAAACGCTAGACGAACTAGAAGAAGTACTCATCACATCTGATGTTGGGGTGAATACTACCCTAAAAATTATCGAAAGAATAGAAGAACGAGTTTCCAACGATAAATACTTTGGATCTGACGAGTTGAGCCAAATTTTGAAAGAAGAAATTGCCGCTCTACTTGAGGAAACAGACACGCTTAATACCGTAGGTTTTGATCTCCCAGAAGGGAAAAAACCTTATGTCATTATGGTTATTGGTGTGAACGGTGTGGGGAAAACTACCACAATCGGAAAACTGGCTTACCAACACAAAAAGATGGGTAGAAAAGTATTGCTGGGTGCAGGAGATACCTTCCGTGCAGCAGCAATTGATCAGCTTCAAGTATGGGCAGATCGTGTAGGCGTAGATATTGTAAAGCAAAAAATGGGATCCGATCCTGCATCTGTAGCCTTTGATACCCTCCAAAAAGGACTGGCTCAAGATGCCGATGTTATCATTATAGATACCGCAGGAAGACTTCACAATAAGGTAAACCTAATGGGAGAACTTTCTAAAATAAAAAGAGTGATGCAAAAGCTCAAGCTGGATACACCACACGAGGTTCTTTTAGTTTTGGATGCTTCTACAGGTCAAAATGCCGTAGAACAAGCTAGACAATTCACTAAAGCAACCGATATTACCTCACTTGCTCTTACAAAACTTGATGGAACTGCTAAAGGTGGTGTCGTTATCGGAGTTTCTGATGAGTTTAAAGTGCCTGTAAAATACATTGGAGTAGGTGAAGGCTTGGAAGACTTGCAAGAATTTAACCGTGTAGAATTTGTCGATTCCCTTTTTAAAAATTAG
- the rpmG gene encoding 50S ribosomal protein L33 has product MAKKGNRVQVILECTEHKDSGLPGTSRYITTKNKKNTPDRIELKKYNPIMRKYTIHKELK; this is encoded by the coding sequence ATGGCAAAGAAAGGAAACAGAGTACAGGTAATACTAGAATGTACTGAACATAAGGATTCTGGACTTCCAGGAACTTCAAGATACATCACTACTAAGAATAAGAAAAACACTCCTGATCGTATTGAGCTTAAAAAATACAACCCGATCATGAGAAAGTACACTATTCATAAAGAGTTAAAATAA
- a CDS encoding gliding motility-associated C-terminal domain-containing protein: MKNLFRLLILIPFFGFSQFSFNMDSVKVCYSGQYFQISSLPPYLDHVDFSINNLDTVFNVTDDVHSGAINMGFNFKFYGTNYNQAVISTNGYVTFNTVHANTGSQWAIGSPIPNGVNSDAYNSVMCPYTDSYPAANSTMIYGTAGVAPNRAFIVIWNDFIMYNANNCPGFCYSSSVIFLEGSNKIINSIYSYDFCNNWNGGTAVQGLYKDANSALIINDPVTGQPRNQGNNWTANVETWIYSPSGNTYTYQLAPQFTNLVVPTWHDAQGNQLGYDYVLGYTAPNINSLPTVLTAQSIQCNDTVEVNIPVVLDCPPPIIQPVGESCPGLNDGEIIFQLDPQCNIVGTEWEVTLLDKNNNPLGQSFKDSIFPMTFTNLAMGLYHISYESPQQQNCFDTVPVIVPRKFYESQYHATVTPVACKGESTGIIEIVYHGGTNKDWTLKIEDNAGQLIESTQTDFTKYSFKNLKKGEYTITINSGTTCETIAKYTVTEPDELRFTKTDYNHNQCSELTSFMDFTIAGGNPPYEYFLDSAKIIAPNFQKLNTGEHHLEVVDARGCIITHSFPIRDLWSPKVDYDFIDKEYSVDEATVKFTNKTEINPWVKIDSYWWEFGDGVTSSEENPTHTFTQSGNYIVDLIVSDDNGCVANKQYTVRVVAPDLIFPNAFTPNGDGQNEFFKPVPNKVSNDDYKFHIFDRWGKEVFSTQNLDEGWSGLNKDGEIESGTYIYKVYFTDVYGVKKEKQGYIQLIK, encoded by the coding sequence ATGAAAAATCTATTTCGTTTACTTATTTTGATCCCATTTTTTGGGTTTTCGCAGTTTAGCTTTAATATGGATTCTGTAAAGGTTTGTTACTCGGGGCAATATTTCCAAATTTCCTCTTTACCTCCTTATCTAGACCATGTAGATTTTAGCATAAACAATCTTGATACGGTATTCAATGTAACAGATGACGTGCATTCTGGTGCTATTAATATGGGATTCAATTTCAAGTTTTATGGCACAAATTACAATCAAGCCGTAATTAGTACAAATGGATATGTTACATTCAATACAGTTCATGCTAACACTGGTTCACAATGGGCAATAGGATCTCCTATTCCTAATGGGGTTAATTCTGATGCTTATAATTCTGTAATGTGTCCTTATACAGATTCATACCCTGCCGCAAATTCCACAATGATTTATGGAACAGCTGGAGTTGCTCCAAATAGAGCTTTCATTGTAATCTGGAATGATTTCATCATGTATAATGCTAATAATTGTCCTGGATTTTGTTATTCAAGCTCGGTAATTTTCCTAGAAGGTTCGAATAAAATTATCAATTCTATTTATAGCTATGATTTTTGTAATAATTGGAATGGAGGAACAGCAGTTCAAGGTCTTTATAAAGACGCTAATTCAGCCCTTATCATAAACGACCCAGTTACAGGACAACCTAGAAACCAAGGGAATAACTGGACTGCAAATGTAGAAACATGGATTTATAGCCCTTCAGGAAACACTTATACTTATCAACTAGCACCGCAATTTACTAACCTTGTTGTACCTACATGGCATGACGCACAAGGAAATCAATTAGGTTACGATTATGTTTTGGGTTATACCGCTCCAAATATCAACTCACTACCAACAGTTCTTACAGCACAATCAATTCAATGTAATGATACTGTTGAAGTAAATATTCCTGTAGTATTAGATTGTCCTCCACCAATAATTCAACCAGTAGGTGAAAGTTGTCCAGGATTAAATGATGGAGAAATTATTTTCCAATTAGATCCACAATGTAATATAGTAGGAACAGAATGGGAAGTAACACTTTTAGATAAAAACAACAATCCTTTAGGACAAAGTTTCAAGGATTCTATTTTCCCTATGACATTTACAAATTTAGCTATGGGACTTTATCATATTTCTTATGAATCACCTCAACAACAAAATTGTTTTGACACAGTTCCTGTAATTGTTCCACGAAAATTTTATGAATCTCAATACCATGCAACGGTTACGCCAGTTGCCTGTAAAGGTGAAAGTACAGGAATCATTGAAATTGTATATCATGGTGGAACCAATAAAGATTGGACTTTAAAAATAGAAGACAACGCTGGACAATTAATTGAAAGTACGCAAACCGACTTTACAAAGTACAGTTTTAAAAACCTTAAAAAAGGAGAATATACAATTACTATAAATTCAGGAACCACTTGTGAAACAATCGCAAAATATACGGTTACAGAACCTGATGAATTACGATTCACCAAAACAGATTATAACCACAATCAGTGTAGTGAATTAACATCATTTATGGACTTCACCATTGCTGGAGGAAACCCACCGTATGAATATTTCTTGGATAGTGCAAAAATCATCGCACCAAATTTCCAAAAACTAAATACGGGTGAACATCACCTAGAAGTTGTAGATGCACGAGGATGTATTATCACACACAGCTTCCCTATTAGAGACCTATGGAGTCCTAAAGTAGATTATGACTTTATTGACAAAGAATATAGCGTAGATGAAGCAACCGTTAAATTCACCAATAAAACAGAAATAAATCCTTGGGTAAAAATAGACTCTTACTGGTGGGAGTTTGGAGATGGAGTAACCAGCTCTGAAGAAAATCCGACTCATACATTTACTCAATCTGGAAATTATATTGTAGATCTAATTGTCTCTGATGACAATGGATGTGTTGCAAACAAACAATACACGGTAAGAGTAGTAGCTCCAGATCTTATTTTTCCAAATGCTTTTACACCAAATGGAGATGGACAAAACGAATTCTTTAAACCAGTACCAAATAAAGTTTCCAATGATGACTATAAATTTCATATCTTTGATAGATGGGGAAAAGAAGTTTTCTCAACACAAAATCTTGATGAAGGTTGGTCTGGATTAAACAAAGACGGTGAAATTGAATCAGGAACTTATATTTACAAAGTATATTTCACAGATGTTTACGGAGTAAAGAAAGAAAAACAAGGATATATTCAGTTAATTAAATAA
- a CDS encoding ribonuclease H family protein, whose amino-acid sequence MAKKSKKFYVVWEGHTPGIYENWNTCKKQIEGFAEARYKSFKSQAEAQTAFEGRWQDYWGKDTKPSYQQENKDWIDLVGLPDGKALTVDAACSGNPGKMEYRAVNMERQKEIFRVGPLDEGTNNVGEFLAIVHALAHIEKTKEHYGIIYSDSKIAMRWVLDKVCRTKLSKTSKNQKLWDLIYRAEKYLRTHDWPAGVKIKKWETKYWGEIPADFGRK is encoded by the coding sequence ATGGCAAAGAAAAGTAAAAAGTTTTATGTGGTATGGGAAGGTCATACCCCAGGAATTTATGAAAACTGGAATACTTGCAAAAAACAAATAGAAGGTTTTGCAGAAGCCAGATATAAATCATTTAAATCTCAAGCGGAAGCTCAGACGGCTTTTGAGGGTAGATGGCAAGACTATTGGGGAAAGGATACAAAACCAAGTTATCAACAAGAAAATAAAGACTGGATAGATTTAGTGGGTTTGCCTGATGGAAAAGCACTTACTGTGGATGCTGCTTGTAGTGGAAATCCTGGTAAAATGGAATATCGAGCTGTGAATATGGAAAGACAGAAAGAAATCTTTCGTGTAGGTCCATTGGACGAAGGAACCAACAATGTTGGAGAGTTTTTAGCAATCGTTCATGCTTTGGCACATATCGAGAAAACAAAAGAACATTATGGAATTATTTATTCAGATTCTAAAATAGCAATGAGGTGGGTGCTGGATAAAGTTTGCAGGACAAAACTTTCTAAAACCTCTAAAAATCAAAAGCTTTGGGATCTTATTTACCGAGCAGAAAAATATCTGAGAACCCACGATTGGCCAGCAGGTGTAAAGATTAAAAAATGGGAAACAAAGTATTGGGGGGAAATCCCTGCAGATTTTGGAAGAAAATAA
- a CDS encoding MBL fold metallo-hydrolase: MKLIPIMTGLFKLDGGAMFGVVPKNLWSRTNPADEHNMCSWAMRCLLIDTGERVILIDNGIGEKQSEKFFSYYYLHGDYSLEKSLKENGYHPDDITDMFLTHLHFDHCGGGIIENDKGDFVPYFKNATYWSNKDHWKWATEPNDREKASFLKENILPMEQSGQLKFVEKEGELFPGFSIRFYDGHTDKQMIPFISYKNETIVFTADLLPSTGHIPLPYVMGYDTRPLLTLAEKKKFLNEAADHNYVLYLEHDYYSECCRVHHTEKGVRLKETFDLSSIL, translated from the coding sequence ATGAAGTTAATACCCATAATGACAGGGCTATTTAAGCTGGATGGAGGTGCGATGTTTGGTGTAGTTCCTAAAAACCTTTGGTCTCGTACGAATCCTGCAGATGAACATAATATGTGTTCTTGGGCTATGAGATGTTTACTTATAGACACAGGAGAAAGAGTTATTTTAATTGACAATGGAATAGGGGAGAAACAATCGGAAAAATTCTTTTCATATTATTATTTACATGGAGATTATTCTTTAGAAAAGTCTCTAAAAGAAAATGGGTATCATCCTGATGATATTACGGATATGTTCTTGACACATTTACACTTTGATCATTGTGGTGGTGGAATTATTGAGAACGACAAGGGAGATTTTGTTCCTTATTTTAAAAACGCAACTTACTGGTCCAATAAAGATCATTGGAAATGGGCAACCGAACCAAATGACAGAGAAAAGGCTTCTTTTTTAAAAGAAAACATTTTACCCATGGAACAGTCTGGGCAGTTGAAGTTTGTGGAAAAGGAAGGGGAGCTATTTCCAGGTTTTTCTATTCGTTTTTATGACGGACATACTGATAAGCAAATGATCCCATTTATTAGTTATAAAAATGAAACCATCGTATTTACGGCAGATTTATTACCCAGTACAGGGCATATTCCTTTACCGTATGTGATGGGTTATGATACTAGACCATTATTAACTTTGGCAGAAAAGAAGAAATTCCTCAATGAAGCAGCTGATCATAATTATGTTTTATATTTGGAGCATGATTATTATAGTGAATGTTGTAGAGTTCACCATACAGAAAAAGGTGTTAGATTAAAAGAAACCTTTGATTTATCATCGATACTTTAA
- a CDS encoding DUF4295 domain-containing protein, producing MAKKTVATLQKKGAKDYTKAVKMVRSEKTGAYVFKEEVLLKDRVKDFLNK from the coding sequence ATGGCAAAGAAAACAGTAGCAACGCTTCAGAAAAAAGGAGCTAAAGATTATACGAAAGCGGTAAAAATGGTTCGTTCTGAAAAAACCGGAGCTTACGTATTCAAAGAAGAAGTATTATTGAAGGACCGAGTAAAGGACTTCCTTAATAAATAA
- a CDS encoding DUF2853 family protein, with protein MSKFDEAVALYQGEFDKLGVKFDADLLTKVAKGLGPSIYNDDASKVSSSDQSELDRVKEKFLMGKLGLADSTELDGAISDVVETLGKSNRNKYRAMFYYLLVEKFDKADIYN; from the coding sequence ATGAGCAAATTTGACGAAGCAGTAGCATTATACCAAGGAGAATTTGATAAACTAGGAGTGAAATTCGATGCAGATCTTCTTACAAAAGTAGCAAAAGGTCTTGGACCATCAATTTATAATGATGATGCTTCTAAAGTATCTTCTTCGGATCAATCTGAGCTTGATAGAGTAAAAGAAAAATTCCTTATGGGGAAATTAGGACTTGCTGATAGCACTGAGCTTGATGGAGCAATTTCTGATGTTGTAGAAACTCTTGGGAAGTCAAATAGAAACAAGTACAGAGCAATGTTCTACTACCTTTTAGTTGAAAAATTTGATAAAGCTGATATCTACAACTAG
- the nusB gene encoding transcription antitermination factor NusB yields MLNRRQVRRKVMHQLYAFHQQGSAESNHQDQIVSFDKKLVKSFDDFYSLFLVQINVLMRIKNEAEEKLEIEKNKYSPDRNDLYRWNKIINNQILQKLSGNIILLDKIGKLSFSVDQENVQLIESLAKKFFDQKLDFKGEENLFEKDKMEVLEFFNNHIAENEEMHQAYLVSNLNWVDDMPLANTMSYKFLKSFKEKDDEYKQLPKSVSDKDTIHFGRQLFIKSVNRWSSLNGLIEKHLKNWELDRLAFMDLMIMKMAITEYYEFEDIPLRVSMNEYIELAKDYSGPKSAVFINGVLDKTQKYLVESKELPLGKIQ; encoded by the coding sequence ATGCTAAACCGAAGACAAGTAAGACGCAAAGTGATGCACCAGCTGTACGCCTTCCACCAACAAGGTTCTGCAGAGTCCAACCATCAAGATCAAATCGTAAGTTTTGATAAAAAACTGGTAAAAAGTTTCGACGATTTTTATTCTCTATTTCTCGTTCAAATCAATGTTTTGATGCGAATAAAGAATGAGGCAGAAGAAAAATTGGAAATCGAGAAGAATAAATACTCACCAGATCGAAATGACCTCTATCGTTGGAACAAGATTATCAACAACCAAATTTTACAAAAACTTTCAGGTAATATTATTTTGCTTGATAAAATAGGTAAATTATCTTTTTCTGTAGATCAAGAAAATGTTCAATTGATAGAATCTTTGGCTAAAAAATTCTTTGATCAAAAACTTGATTTTAAAGGAGAAGAAAATCTATTTGAAAAGGATAAAATGGAAGTTTTAGAATTTTTCAATAATCATATTGCCGAGAATGAAGAAATGCACCAAGCTTATTTGGTGAGTAATTTAAACTGGGTAGATGATATGCCATTGGCAAATACGATGTCTTATAAATTTCTAAAATCCTTTAAAGAAAAGGATGATGAATATAAACAATTGCCAAAATCGGTATCAGATAAAGATACAATCCATTTTGGGAGACAACTATTTATTAAAAGTGTTAACCGTTGGAGTTCTTTAAATGGCTTGATAGAGAAGCATTTAAAAAACTGGGAATTAGATCGATTGGCTTTTATGGATCTCATGATTATGAAAATGGCAATTACAGAGTATTATGAGTTTGAGGATATTCCTTTAAGGGTGTCTATGAACGAATATATTGAGCTTGCTAAAGATTATTCGGGACCCAAAAGTGCAGTTTTCATCAATGGGGTACTAGATAAAACTCAAAAATACTTGGTAGAATCTAAAGAACTGCCTTTGGGTAAAATTCAGTAG